The genomic region tattctCTGCACCAATACTTGTTGCAACCGCTGATTCCATTCTTCCGGCAGCTTTGTTTTCAGCTTCCCCCTTTTCCGATCACAATTTATCTTTCATCGAAACGCTGTCGTCTCAGCTACGCAATTACGATTTCCGTTACTCGCTTATTGATATCCCTCTCATCTCCATCATCCGATCAGGCATCATTCTTTGTACGTCAATTTGTTACGATCGagttctattttttatttttatcattttttacaGTAATTAGTTCCTCTGTTTTTTTTTAAACAATAAATAATTTATTGTGAGGTTATGAAACGTTGCAGGTGTGTACGGATTATGTGACGGCCCAGGGTTATCGACGGGGCCGTATTTAGGAATAACGACGGTTTGTTGTGTAACGTCGTTGCTAATTGTGTCGTTAAAAGCGTCGTTTATTTTCAGTGACGGTGTTGAAGCGACGGAGCTGGCATTGTTTGTGTGTTCGTCGGTGATGGCGATCGGACACATAGTGGTGGCGTATCGGACCAGTTGTAGAGAACGACGGAAGCTATTGGTTTACAAAATTGACATTGAAGCAGTAAGTTATCCTTTTCTATTTTTCCACAtcacttaattaattaattaattaattaattataatttatgggcatgattctcacacacactcacacaccaattgagtattattagaagagtaaaaggttaaa from Rutidosis leptorrhynchoides isolate AG116_Rl617_1_P2 chromosome 9, CSIRO_AGI_Rlap_v1, whole genome shotgun sequence harbors:
- the LOC139867267 gene encoding uncharacterized protein encodes the protein MLGFLKDERSKKVLRGIKTVAFLITMIISFLLFSAPILVATADSILPAALFSASPFSDHNLSFIETLSSQLRNYDFRYSLIDIPLISIIRSGIILCVYGLCDGPGLSTGPYLGITTVCCVTSLLIVSLKASFIFSDGVEATELALFVCSSVMAIGHIVVAYRTSCRERRKLLVYKIDIEAVSTFKNGFHRYSKMLQDARVKVKLQN